From Pseudomonas putida, one genomic window encodes:
- a CDS encoding lactate permease LctP family transporter gives MQTWQQLYSPLGSLGLSALAAVIPIVFFFLALAVFRLKGHVAGSITLGLAMLVAIFAFQMPVDMALAAAGYGFLYGLWPIAWIIVAAVFLYKLTVKSGQFEVIRSSVLSITDDQRLQVLLIGFCFGAFLEGAAGFGAPVAITAALLVGLGFNPLYAAGLCLIANTAPVAFGALGIPIIVAGQVTGIDAFHIGAMTGRQLPLLSLFVPFWLVFMMDGLRGVKETWPAALVAGLSFAVTQYFTSNFIGPELPDITSALASLVALTLFLKVWQPKRSFAEAKGSVGAAVVSSGGSQPSPYSFGEIFKAWSPFLILTVLVTLWTLKPFKAAFAPGGAMYNFVFNFAIPHLDQLVIKTAPIVAAPTAMPAVFKLDPISATGTAIFLSALISMAVLKINFKTGLTTFKETFWELRWPILSIGMVLAFAFVTNYSGMSSTMALVLAGTGAAFPFFSPFLGWLGVFLTGSDTSSNALFGSLQATTAHQIGVNDTLLVAANTSGGVTGKMISPQSIAVACAATGLVGKESDLFRFTVKHSLFFATIVGLITLVQAYWLTGMLVHH, from the coding sequence ATGCAAACCTGGCAACAACTCTATTCCCCGCTCGGTAGCCTTGGCCTGTCCGCATTGGCGGCGGTCATACCCATCGTGTTCTTCTTCCTGGCCCTCGCCGTGTTCCGCCTCAAAGGCCACGTCGCCGGCAGCATCACCCTGGGATTAGCGATGCTGGTAGCGATCTTCGCCTTCCAGATGCCGGTCGACATGGCCCTCGCTGCCGCAGGCTATGGCTTCCTCTACGGCCTCTGGCCAATCGCCTGGATCATCGTTGCCGCGGTGTTCCTGTACAAGCTCACCGTCAAGAGCGGCCAGTTCGAGGTCATCCGCAGCTCGGTACTGTCGATCACTGACGACCAGCGCCTACAGGTGCTGCTGATCGGCTTCTGCTTCGGGGCCTTCCTCGAAGGCGCGGCCGGCTTCGGCGCCCCCGTGGCAATCACTGCCGCCCTGCTGGTGGGCCTGGGCTTCAACCCGCTGTACGCAGCCGGCCTGTGCCTGATCGCCAACACCGCCCCAGTGGCGTTCGGCGCCCTGGGCATCCCGATCATCGTCGCCGGCCAGGTGACGGGCATCGACGCCTTCCACATCGGCGCCATGACCGGCCGCCAGCTGCCGCTGCTGTCGTTGTTCGTGCCGTTCTGGCTGGTGTTCATGATGGACGGCCTGCGCGGCGTCAAAGAAACCTGGCCCGCAGCCCTGGTGGCCGGCCTGAGCTTCGCCGTCACCCAGTACTTCACCTCCAACTTCATCGGCCCCGAACTGCCAGACATCACCTCGGCCCTGGCCAGCCTGGTCGCCCTGACCCTGTTCCTTAAAGTCTGGCAACCCAAGCGCTCGTTCGCCGAAGCCAAAGGCAGCGTCGGCGCCGCCGTGGTCAGCAGCGGCGGCAGCCAGCCAAGCCCTTATAGTTTCGGTGAAATTTTCAAGGCCTGGTCGCCATTCCTGATCCTCACCGTACTGGTCACCCTCTGGACCCTGAAACCGTTCAAGGCAGCATTCGCCCCAGGCGGAGCGATGTACAACTTCGTGTTCAACTTCGCCATCCCGCACCTCGACCAACTGGTGATCAAGACCGCGCCGATCGTCGCCGCGCCGACCGCCATGCCAGCGGTGTTCAAGCTCGACCCGATCTCCGCCACCGGCACAGCGATCTTCCTGTCGGCACTGATCTCCATGGCCGTGCTGAAGATCAACTTCAAAACTGGTCTTACCACTTTCAAAGAGACCTTCTGGGAACTGCGCTGGCCGATCCTTTCCATCGGCATGGTCCTGGCCTTCGCCTTCGTCACCAACTATTCGGGCATGTCTTCGACCATGGCCCTGGTCCTGGCCGGCACTGGCGCTGCGTTCCCATTCTTCTCGCCGTTCCTGGGCTGGCTGGGTGTGTTCCTCACCGGCTCGGACACCTCGTCCAACGCCCTGTTCGGTTCGCTGCAGGCCACCACCGCCCACCAGATCGGCGTCAACGACACCCTGCTGGTAGCGGCCAACACCAGCGGCGGCGTGACCGGCAAGATGATCTCGCCGCAGTCGATCGCCGTGGCCTGCGCAGCCACCGGCCTG